Within the Bradyrhizobium ottawaense genome, the region CGCTTGACGGCGATAACGTATTCCTGATCGCCAGCCGGGTCGTTGACGAGTGAATATTGCCGAACGATGCCGGATTGGAGAAACACGTCGATATGAGCGCCGGATGTAAAGGCTGGGAGTCTCACACCGTCCCCCCCGACGAGCCGATACGACCGGATGCCCGTCGCCTCAGTTCGTATTTCCGCGACCCGTGCGTTGATCTGTTCGACACCCGTCGTCATCAACGCGCGACTCCGGATCCCATCGCTGTCATCGCTTGTGCCCACAAAGCTCATCGCTCAAGCAGACTAGATTTTGCAACACGATTCACTTCGAATGACGTCATTTGAAGACGATTGTCTTACCGCTAACGCCGCTTTGGCGCGGCGGCTACTGCCAGCGGCGACGTGATGTCGGCGAATGATTGAGCCAGTGACGTTTGCACATCGATTACCGTCGGCTTGTTCGCACTCACGGCCTCCTGCAATGCTGACGCAAGCTCGGCTGGATCGGTCACACGCACGCCACGGCACCCCATGGAGCGAGCGATAGCGGCATAATCGAAGTCCTTGAATTCCGTCGCCACCGGCCCGTGGCCATGCAAGACCCAGCCAAGCGCCATATTGTTGAGCACCACGGTGATGATCGGAATGTCTTCTTCGATAGCTGTCATCAGTCCGTTCATTGTCATGGAGAAGCCGCCATCACCACACACCGCCACGACCGTCCGCTCGGGATGAACCAGCTTGGCCCCAAGTGCTGCGGGAATGGCAAAGCCCATCGGCCCCGAGCCTGCCGCCTGCAGGAAGCCGCCGGCCTGTTTCGTTTGATACCAGTGCGTCATCATGATGCGGTTTTCGCCGGCGTCGCATGTAACGATCGTATTGTCCGGCAGCGCGCGCATCATCTCACCGATTATGCGCTGCGGCAGGATTGGCGCGTCTTCTGCGAAATAGCCCGGCTGATCGAAATATCCTTTCTCCTTGCGCCATTTGGCAACGCGCCGTTCGCCGGCCTCTTTGCGGCCGGCTGAATCGATAGCCTCGCGCAGTTGCAGAAGCACCTGTCCGGCATCGCCAACAAGAACGTGCTCGGCCGGGAAAGTCCAAGATGCATTGCGCGGCTCTATGTCGATTTGAATGAAGGTCTGCCGCGTTGGATCCAAAAGATCCCGATTTTCCCAAGCGGTGTCGCTCGGCCCAAGCTTCGTGCCGACCGCTAACACCAGATCGGCTTCGCCAACGCAGGCGTTTGCCGCTTCGGTGCCGAATGTACCGAATACCCCGAGCGCTAACGGATGCGTCTCCGCGAAGATACCCTTGCCTGCGGCCGTCGTCACGACGGGCAAGCCCGCGGCTTCAGCCAGCGCGACCAAGGGCTTGTAAGCCTGCGCAATGCGCACGCCGTTACCAGCAACAATCACCGGCCGTTTGGCGGCTTGCAGTGCTTTGGCCGCGGCAGCAACACGGGTTATGTCTGCGGGGGGCGGCGCAGGCGGCAAATAATATCGGGTCGGATAGAGACATGGGTGGGAATCCGGCTTAACCGGTCCCAAAGACTCCTGTGCAAAGAGGATGGCAACCGGACCCGGCTGACCGGATACCGCATGCTTGATCGCAAGCTGAGTCGCCTGTACTGCGGCTACGGGCTCGTGGGCCTGCATCACTTGCTTGGTCACGGCACCGAACGCACGCCGCGCGTCCCAGCTTCCGTAATCACCTGTCGCCTGCTGATAGGGCGCGTGCAGATGAAACAGCGGCGCATCGGAGAAGTCAGTCAACAGCAGCATTGGCGAGCTGGAAAGATACGCCTCGATGATACCGATCATGCCATTACCGAGTACCCAGGGCCCTTGGCCAATCATGACGCCTGGTCGACGTGTCAGCCTGCCATAAACCTCGGCCATGACGGCTGCGAGCGATTCCTCGCGCACGAGTACCATGCGAAGGGAGTTCTTATGCTTGCCAAAACTGGAAACGATACGGGCCGTGTGACCGCCGGAGATGCCGAAGACATATTCGATACCGGCCTCCTGCAAGACGCGCCCGATCAAGGTAGTCGAGTGTTCTTCCTCGGACAGCATACGTTCGACAGTCATTCCGCTTTCCTCCTTTTTGTTCGTGGCAGCTCGAAAGAGATCGAGCGGCTCTCGCTAAATTTTGTCGACAAGAAGTTCTTGCCGAACGGCTTCCCGGCCGGATTTTGATCTCTAAGGGAGCTAACCTGCCGCGCGTTGCGGTAGATATTGACCAACACTTGCATTCCTGAATTAGGACGTCCAATATTATTGAAGACACCATTTGAGTATAGAAATGCTATGAAACCGCTCCCACTCGATTGTTCAATGCGCGACCTTCGAGCCTTTATGGTTCTTGCCGAAGAACTTCACTTCGGTGAGGCCGC harbors:
- a CDS encoding thiamine pyrophosphate-binding protein; translated protein: MTVERMLSEEEHSTTLIGRVLQEAGIEYVFGISGGHTARIVSSFGKHKNSLRMVLVREESLAAVMAEVYGRLTRRPGVMIGQGPWVLGNGMIGIIEAYLSSSPMLLLTDFSDAPLFHLHAPYQQATGDYGSWDARRAFGAVTKQVMQAHEPVAAVQATQLAIKHAVSGQPGPVAILFAQESLGPVKPDSHPCLYPTRYYLPPAPPPADITRVAAAAKALQAAKRPVIVAGNGVRIAQAYKPLVALAEAAGLPVVTTAAGKGIFAETHPLALGVFGTFGTEAANACVGEADLVLAVGTKLGPSDTAWENRDLLDPTRQTFIQIDIEPRNASWTFPAEHVLVGDAGQVLLQLREAIDSAGRKEAGERRVAKWRKEKGYFDQPGYFAEDAPILPQRIIGEMMRALPDNTIVTCDAGENRIMMTHWYQTKQAGGFLQAAGSGPMGFAIPAALGAKLVHPERTVVAVCGDGGFSMTMNGLMTAIEEDIPIITVVLNNMALGWVLHGHGPVATEFKDFDYAAIARSMGCRGVRVTDPAELASALQEAVSANKPTVIDVQTSLAQSFADITSPLAVAAAPKRR